Part of the Bifidobacterium sp. ESL0775 genome is shown below.
CACATACTGATAAAGATTAATTTTTCTGTCGTTTAATGAACTAATAGCATCCAACTCTTGTAAAAAAAGTCCTATTGCAACTTGTTCGTTATATTCTGGCAAAAAGAATGTAAAATTTTCCAATTCAGTTGAAGAAATAGAATCAAAAGTGGAGCCGGAACTAATTCGGCTCCATAACTTTTCATTTCTTGCATTCAGAAGTACTTGGAAAATAAAATCATTTCCGCGAATAGCCGCTACCCCTCGACCTAATACCACTTTATATGAAGTTTTTCCTACTTCCCCAACTGGAGCTCTCACAGTAAAGATTAAGTCTCCTGGCATTGCTTCTTTAGTAACTTCTTTTGTATGGATTCTCGGCTTTACCCATCCATTTACTAAATCAGCATTACCCTGAACCAAAATCGGATCGTCATGATTTAGAGTATAATTTTCGCCTTTTGGCGACTGACCCATAACGATTAAAGCAACTTCTTTTAACTTACGCTCTTGCCAGGGTTGGGTGAAGCCTTTGAACCGGAGCCGTTGGCTGAAGATCTGTTGCAGGTAGTAGCGTTTGCGCTTCTTGAGGAGCTCAACTTTACGCTCGCAGGCAGCGATGAGGTCATCCAGCGTTTTGAAAAATGCTGAGATTCTTCTTTGTTCGTCGCTTGCGGGAACGGCAATTTTTATCTCAGCTAAGTCAGCCAAGTAAATACCGGGTTGAGCTGAAATTGAAGTGAATTGTCTTAGTTGGTTTTGTACGTTTTCGGTTCTTAAATAATCCAGAAGATATGAATTCAGCAGATTATTTTTGCCTCTCAGCACTGCTACACTACGCTGAAAGGCAATTGGTGGTATGTCTTCGGGGACTTGAGCTGTTTCGCCGATTGAACCCACGATTGTGAGCAAAACATCATTAGGTAAAAGCTCATAGTTATGAAAGATTTGATTGTAATCATCAAATGAGATGTGTCTATCAGATTTATCGAATATGACCTTTCCGTTTTTAATATTTTTAGCGCTTAATAGATAAGGCCCATCAGCCTCTTGGTGAGTTCCATGTGTCCCGTCTTTAAGTAAATTTAGGCAACTGCCTAACTTACGCTGCTCCCAAGGGTCATTAAAACCCTTAAAACGTAACTGCGGCACCAGTTTTCGGTCTTTTTGTTGTTCAGACATGGAGCACTCCTTCACTTACTCTGCTTTTTAGCGTAAGTTCGTCAAACGAAAATAAAAAATGTTGAATAGATTACGAACTCATAAGGTTAAAGATTATTGACCGTCTGCTTTATCAGTCGGCACTAGTTCCTTTACCATGGCATCGAATTTTACCTGCAATTCGGCAATTTCTTTGTCGGTTTCAGCCAGTTGCCGGTTTACCTCATTGATATCGATTGGTTCTTCTTCCTCGAAAGTATCAACATAACGGGGAATATTGAGGTTGTAATCGTTTTCCTTAACTTCATCAAGCGACGCAACGTGAGCATATTTGTCAACATCCTTGCGAGCTGCATAGGTATCGACAATCTTATCGATATCTTCGTCACGCAAATGGTTCTGGTTCTTACCCTTTTCAAACTCTTTCGAGGCATCGATGAAGAAGATATCGTCACGGCTGCGATTCTTCAAGAAAACCAAAACAACCGTAGGGATCGACGTGTTGTAGAACAGATTTGCCGGCATACCAATAACAGCATCAAGGTAGTTCTTATCAATAATCGCCTTACGAATCGTTCCTTCTGCCGCACCTCTGAACAAGACGCCATGCGGCAATACGATAGCCATTCGCCCAGTATCTTTCAGATGGTAAATGCAGTGCTCCACGAATGCAAAATCGGCCTTTGATTTAGGCGCGAGCTTGCCATAATCCTTAAAACGCGGGTCCTTCATTTTCGATTCGGCATTGTCCCAATGCTGGGAATACGGCGGATTAGCCACTACAGCATCAAAGAACAGCGGATGGTCGATGCCATTGACATCCGTGCCATCAGGCCAATCGGATTCCAGCGTATCGGCATTTCGTAGATTCATACTTTCAAAGCCAACACCATGCATCATCAGATTCATACGAGCAAGGTTGTAAGTAGTCCGGTTAAGCTCTTGCCCATAAAACACAGTCGAGGCAAACTCAGTACGCACAGGCAATTCCTTCTGTACTGTCAGCAACAATGAACCAGAACCCATCGTCGGATCGTACAAAGAGAAATTTCGAGCAGAATTCCACAATGGGTTTTCGCTTTTATTCGAGACCTCTGGATCTTTGAAAGTCACCAAACGTGCCAAAACTCGGGAAACTTCGTGAGGAGTATAAAATTCCCCTGCCTTCTTACCGGAATCGCTTGCGAATTCAGAAATCAGATATTCGTAGACGTCTCCGAGCAAATCGTGGCCCTGCGCATCCATAAAATCGACCGTATCGATTTTCTGCGCGATATTGGAAAGACTCTTTGCCCTTGCGGCAGTGGAGTTTCCCAGACTTGAATCAGAAAGATTGATATCCGAAAACACATCTCGAAAATCCTTCTCACTCTTTGAATTATTCCTTTCGGCAGCCAACTCGGCATTGCGTTTGAAACTATCAAACATATTCTGGAAATAATCTGGACGAATCGTCTGGTCAACAATCCCTTGCATCATAGAGGCCCAAGTATATTCGGGATCGATAGCATAACCCAAGTCATGAGCAATGTCCTCTCGCCATTCTTCTATACCATCTACTGGCGCTTGACGTTTGTATGCATCATTGATGCTTTCGCCAGCTTTGACGTCCAAAAGATCAGCGCTGGCAATGTAGTTCTCCTGCTTATCGGAAAGATAACGATAGAAGATGAAACCAAGAATATAATCACGAAATTCGTCGGCCGACATCTTGCCACGAAGATCATTGGCCATTGCCCACAATTGAGAAGTAAGCTGCCTGGCTTCATTCTGTACATCACTCATCGGTATTCCTCATTTCCTCAGTAATGGGCAACAACATAATCCGCAAACTCGCGGAATGCGGCACGAAACTCATTTCGATATTTTACCGGAGAAAGTTCGCGAACTGCCGGATCTTCCGCAGCCTGTTTATAAACTCTTCCCTTAGTAGCCATTCCGAGCAATTTTGAGAGCTCCTCGCCATCACGCAAATCATCCGCATCAAGCGTATGACGCTGTAACATCTTATCGATAAGCAAATCGGCAGTCATAACTTCGACCAAACCCCAATGATGCCGGAAATCCGCAATTGCATTCTGGCGGTTGTCTTTGGTTCTTTTCCGCACCAGTTCTTCAACAGAATTAGGCTGAACAGGATACTCGACGTTCAAATCCTCACCATTCATCGCCGCATCAGCAGTGTCTTTCATCTGTCCTGCTAGACGGCGGTCTTCCAGTTGATCGGTTGCGCGCACGAACGTACCGTAAGTTTCCTGAGCGTCTTTACCTTCGTGAACCTCATTCAAGACCTGAGCCAAAAGTTCGGCTATATAGTCATAATTAATTTTCACTTCTGCAATGTGCTCGACGTCGAAGTCCAGCATGGAAAGATCAAGCGTATCGTCCTTCGGGTGTTTGGCAGCCCAATCCTTCAGAACGTTACGTGCTGAATTATTAATCCAGTTGTCATTATCTTCTGTGATTCCAAGTTCATGACACAATTTTTCAGGGCGATCATAGTCATATTCCGTATACTGTTTCAGCTGAGAAACCTTGGTGCCATATTTGCTGATGAGATTCGCCAGTTCTTGCTTGGCGTTCTCACTTGGCGGCACCTCGGTGAATCCATCTGAGAGCTCACGAATTTGATTTACCACTTCCTTAGCCGCAGCCAGCGTATCCTTAAATTCTTCCGCGACAACGCCAGAAAGGCCAGGATCCTCAAGCTCACCTTGCACAGAAGCTGATTCACGATTCGCATACACCTTCAGTGCGGCATCCATCAATCTTTTTGATGTTTCAGGCCAACGGTAATTGACAATAATCCCCCATGGCTTGTCTTTATGGTTGTCGATGCGATTCGTCCGCGAATAGGCCTGAATCAGATTAGCTCCGGCCAATGTACGATCAACATACAATGTATTGACTTTGGGCGCATCATAGCCCGTTAGCAACTGGTCGATGACAATAACCAAATCAAGCTTCGGGCCATCGTCTTCCCCACGAAGCCGACCCATGACATCTTTGAAATAACCATCGACGGTTTCATCGTCAAACGAAGTTCCAAATGTAGCGTTATAAGCATCCATCGCACGGCGTAATCCCTTGTTCTTCTCCAACTGATGTTCGGAATTATCAGTTGCATACGAGAATGTGACCGCCACATTCAACGGCTTCTTATGCGCTGCAATAAGTTCTTCGTTCTTTTTCTGAAACTCATCAAAATATTGCAATGCCATCGGCGCCGAAGCCTGCAAACCACCAACGTGCGTGGTCAGAATCGCACTGTATTTGCCTTCTTTCGAACGATTACGCCAATGCTTGACGATATCATCCACGACAGCTTCAACATGCTTGGCATTGTTGTCATACAAATCTGAATCAATATAGTCGTCTACTTCCTCAGGAGACATGTTGGCGATTTTCTTATTGATCGCTTTCTCGCCCCAATTCGGGTATTTCTCCTCCAACATTTTAGGAAGAAGCTCATCCTTGATTTCTGCTTCTTTAAGCGTATGCTCAAAATCGACCTTGAACCCAAGCACGTTCCCATCGGCTATCGCCTCACGGATAGTGTAGGTGTGCAAAACGTCACCAAAAGCCTGTCTGGTCAAATCGCCATCAAATACAGGTGTTCCCGTATAACCGACCCATGCAGACCGCAGGAAGCTCTTTTTGATGCGCTTGAGCATATCACCGTTAGTGGAACGATGAGCCTCATCAACGATGAAAACGAAATTCTTATCAGGAACAGCAAACGAATCTCGTTTGCACAAACGGTCAAGTTTTTGAATCGAGGTCACCACGATAGTGTTGTTTGCCTGCTTGCTACGCAACTTTTGCGCCAGAACCCCAGTGTTAGCAGTTTCAGAAACGACACCGTTATTGTTTTCATCATCCGTATCAGGATCATAAGCGTTGTATTTAGCGAACGTCTGGTCCGTAAGAGCAACGCGATCAACCACAAATACTACTTTGTCGACATTAGGTAGACGCGATGCTAACCAAGCGGTCTTGAAGCTGCTGATGGTCTTACCAGAACCAGTAGTGTGCCAAATATAGCCGACCTCATGTTTATCTACTCCGAAGGTATATTTCCTTAAAGCATTGATCACACGTTTTGTGGCGTACACCTGATATGGACGCATAACGATGAGATTCTTATGCTTGGGATCACCATCAAGAATCATGTAACTGGTAGCCATTTGGTGGGCCATTGGAATTGAAAGCATAAGGTCAGCAAACTCACGCCAACCCCAAACTGGTTTGCTGTCTGCTTCTCGTTGCCATTGGAAAGCGAAATCAGTGTTAAATGATTCAGAATCAGTATTAGCCATATACAACGCCTGATCAGGCGTCATACCAACCAATATCTGGACCGTCGAATAAATGTCACTGAACTGGCCTTCATCGATATATTGACGAATCTGATTCAATGCCTCATGCGCATCATGGTGATGGAACTTTTCTTCAATATGAATAACGGGCAGACCATTAATCAACAATGTGGTGTCAAAACGGCGCTGTTTTCGACCCGCCAAAACCCTTGGATGCTCAATCTGGTTGACAATCTGATAGACGGTATTCCCAGCTCCAACGTTTGACTGATCAAAAACCGTCAGGAATATATGATCGCCCTTACTGCCATCAGATTTATCATCGCGGTCGACCTCGACTTGGGTAACGCCATTCATACCATAAATCCAACGCCCGGCTTCATAAGGAGACCCTAGATCACAGATGACTTTCTTAACTTGAGCAAACTCGGCATCAGAAAGTGGAGTCCCCTGTAATTTCTCTTTATTGTTTCTTTCAAGAATGGAACGGAAATTAGCCCACAAAGCCGCTATGGTTTTGATATTCGGCAGATATTCCCATTGTTTGGTTCCACCAATGGATTCAAGATGATGAATCAGTTCCATTTCAAAATCAAGTTCGCTATCCACAAGATTCTCCCTTGTACTTTTCATTAAGTACAATACTAAATTTGCTGTTCACACTATCTTACGCAATTTGCAAAGAGGCTGTCCAGCAACCTGACAAACTCATTACTCTCGATACAATTCGCTCATTGAACGTCCTGCACGATCACGCCACTCTACCCAACCGTTATTTGAACCGCCGAGTACAAAATCGGCAGCACCACTTGGCGATTTGAACTCTATCGACTTTTTAAGAGTCCATACTCTCTCATCCGATTCAACAAGATCACCAGAATCAACTAAATTCTGACGAAGACGTGTATAAATGGTCTCCTTAGGCTCAGTTGTCATATCAATGACAGATCCCTTTAAAACAGTAAATCTATCCTTGTAAACGCCCATAGCGCGAATACCTCGCCGATGAGTATAAAGCAACCCATCCTGCGCTACAGAAACGATGGGAGAATCGAGGGTATAGCCAAGTGAAGCCATCATAAATTCAATTTCTTCGAAAACTTTCCCAACTAGAACTTTTTGAGATTGATTGATGTGGTATTTCGGATTAGCTTTGTTTTCTACTGTATAGCGTTGCGATTTTTGCGCTTTTTCTATGCCATATTTTTCAAGGGCACTAATGAGATCAAGCGAAAACACATCATCGTCAGCAAGGAACATAATTGCCTTGTTCCAGAAATCTTTCTTCGCCTTATGCACGTCTAAGCGCAATATGCCTTGACTAGTCTGTCCAACATAAACACGCGCCAAAGCTCCATCTTCTTCATCAATGAGGTAATAGATACCTCTTAATGGCAAATTTTCAAGCTTCTTAGCGTCAGCAAGCAAATGACGAGGAATAACAAGTGTAGTCATGGCAGAAAGCATTCGCCGGCAAACACGAATTCCCTCTGGATTGCCATCCACATATTGAGTGGTAATGATTTCTATCTTATTCATTTGTAATCTCCACTTCTCGTCAGTTAGACACTACAAACAACAATAATCAGAATGTAGATACAAAGCTCATCCACTCTGTCTTGTAAGAACTTTATCAAATGTTAGAATTACAATTTTGATCTCATAATCTTTAAGCAACATCTTCAGCTGTTTTCAGTTCAAATCAGTAATAAGAAAAATTCTACTGTCAATTCTTTTATTTTCCTGAAATTATTGTAGTATATACAATATATTATTAATATTATTGTTTATATTTCAAAGGATTACATGAAACGAACCAAAGAATTAATCCAGCTTTTAAAAGATAACAGCGGCACACTCTCGACTTCGGAAATCACCAGCGCCGGATTCTCACCCGGCTTTCTTAACTATATGAGCGAGAAAAACCTCATTGTCAATGAAACCAGAGGAATCTGGTCCTTACCAGAGGTTCCAATCGACGATTTGGCCACAATCACCAGACGCTGGAAACGCTGCGTCGTTTCATATGGCAGTGCACTCTGGCTTCATGATTTAACAGACCGTACGCCACACGTTATCGACCTTACGGTTCCTGAAGGGTACATGCCGCGCACCACTCACAAAGAATTCCCTAATATAATCTTCCATACCGTCATCAAGGAAAAATACGAAATCGGACTCAGTGAAGCCAAAACACCAGCAGGAAACATTGTGCCAGCGTATGACAAAGAACGCTGCATCTGTGACGTTTTAAAAGCCAGAAACTCGAACAATATCGATATTCAGGTCTTCTCCGAATCTTTGAAACGCTATTTTGCTGACCCAACGCCCGACATGAAAAAACTGTCGAACTATGCGAAACTGTTACATGTAAGCAATGAACTGCACAGATACACTGAGGTACTGCTATGAATCCGAACGGTGATGCCAGTCTACGCGGCAAAGTGCGTACACTTGCCCAAGCAAACCATTTATCAGCACAGGAAATATTGCAAATGGTGATATTTGAACATTTCCTTGAACGCCTGGCAAAAACACAATATTCCGACCAGTTCATTCTCAAAGGAGGGCTGCTTATTTCGTCGCTTATTGGTATCTCAGGCCGAACCACAATGGATCTGGATGCGACAATACGAGGAATTTCCATGGAGAAAGAACAGCTTAAGCACGTTCTTCAAGAAATTTGTGACGTTGATTTGAAAGATGAATTTTCATTCGTGTTCGAACGTTTGGAACCAATTCGAGAAAAAGACAAATACGCGGATTTCAGAGCCCATCTCAGAGCGAAATATGGTCGCATCGATGCCCCACTGAAATTAGACCTCACCACTGGAGATGCTATCACCCCTAATCCAATTGATTACAACTATCCCACGCTTATGGATGGAAAAACTATTCGGATTAAGGCATATCCAATAGAAACACTTATCGCCGAAAAGATTGAGACGGTAATACGTCGAGGTAGCGAAAACGGACGAGCGCGTGATTTTTATGATTTGGACATCTTATATAGGCGTTTCAGCGGGAATCTTGATTCTCAAACTCTGAATCGAGCTATAACCAATACAGCCAAAAATCGCGGGTCTTATGAGATTATGCAAAATTATGAATCCGTTTGCGATGAACTTAGAAATTCTGATTATTTTCAACGGAGTATATGGAAACCATATATCGCCGCGAATTCGTATGCTGCCGGTAGAAGTTTCGATGAAGTCATAGACAGTGTTATTCAATTAGGAAAAATGGCAGGACTGTAAATCTAATAACAAACGGCCTAGAAATGATCTAACAATCATAAAGGGTTCCGTGTCTAGCCAAACGACAGAACCCTTTATTAATTTTCAACTATGAAAATCACTTTCGTGACTTTCGATAATCATAATGCACGTTTACTCCTGCGCGCGGAGGCGATGGAGCTGCTCTCTGCGCTCGCGCTGTTGGCGAGGGTCGGGGACCGGGAGGGAGGCCAGGAGCTTTTGGGTGTAGGCGTCCTGGGGATGCTCGATGATCTGGCTGGCATCGCCGTGCTCGACGATCTGGCCCTTGTGCATCACCATGATGCGGTCAGCGAGCATGTCGACCACCGCAAGATCGTGGGTGATGAACAGGCACGCGAAGCCGATCTCGACCTGCAGGCGCTTGAAAAGCTCCAAGACCTTGGCCTGCACGGAGACGTCCAGTGCGGAAGTCGGCTCGTCGGCGATCAGCAACGATGGCTTCAGGGCAAGTGCCCTGGCAAGCGATGCACGCTGGCGCTGGCCACCGGAGAGCTCATGCGGGAAACGGTCCATGTAGACACGCGGCAATTGCACCATCTCCATCAACTCACCGACGTAGTTCCTTGCGTCAGCGACCGATGAATATTTCTTGTGCACAATCAGCGGCTCGGCCACGTTCTCGGCGATGGTCATGAGCGGGTCGAACGAACTGCCCGGGTCCTGGAAGACGAAGCCGATGTCGGCGCGCTTGGGCTTGAAGTCGCGTTCCTTGACACCGCTCATCTCGACGCCGAAGACCTTGAGCGACCCGTCGCTGATCTTCTGTAGACCGGCGATGGCGCGGCCTGTGGTGGACTTGCCAGAGCCGGACTCCCCCACCAGTCCCAGAACCTCGGAACGGTGGATTTCGAAATCGACCTTGTTGACGGCTACGAAATCGGGCTGCATCAGACGGCCGGGATAAGTGACGCTCATGCCCTTGGCCTCGACGACCACAGGCTCCTCACGCCAATCAACGGAACGCTTGACGACGCTGCCGTCCTTGTTCTTGACGACGAGCTTCTCGCCGATGCGCGGCACGGAGGCGAGCAGGCGCTGGGTGTACGGGTCCTTCGGATGGTAGAAGATCTGCTCCACGTCGCCCTGCTCGACGACATGGCCCTGGTACATCACGACCACCTGGTCGGCGATGTCGGCGATCACGCCCATGTTGTGGGTGATGATGAGCACCGAGGCGCCGAACTCGTCGCGTGCGAGGCGCAACAAATCAAGGATCTCCATCTGCACGGTCACGTCGAGCGCCGTGGTGGGCTCGTCGGCGAGGATCAGGCCGGGGTTCAGAACGAGCGCCATCGCGATGACGATACGCTGCTTCTGGCCGCCGGAGAACTGGTGCGGATAGTAGTCGATGCGGGTCTCGGCATCGGGGATACCGACCTTCTTCAGGATCTCGATGGACTTTTCGCGGAGTTCCTTCTTGTCCTTCATGCCGTGGGCGCGCAGGCCCTCTTCGATCTGCCAGCCGATAGTGAACACCGGATTCAGCACGGAGTTGGGCTCCTGGAAGACCATCGCGGCCTCGCCGCCTCGCAGCTGGCGCAGTTCCTCGCCGGAAAGCTTCAGCACGTCGAGTTCGCCGGTGCCCTCCTTGTTGGAGATGTAGATCGCGCCGGAGGTCGATGCCGTCTCAGGCAGCAACTTGATGATCGAGCGGGCGGTGACGGACTTGCCGGAACCGGATTCGCCGACCACGCCGACCACGGTCTTGCGCGGGATGGTGAAGGTGATGTCGTCGACGGCCTTGATAGGGCCCGCGTCGGTGACGAAGGAGACGCCGAGCTTGTCGACCGAAGCCAGCATATTCTTGGAAAGATGGGGCATCACGGCGTTCTCAGCGGCTTTTCCGTAGGAAGCGCCGGCGGTGTTGACGTCTTCAGTGGCTTCTGTGGTTTGTGTATTGTTCGTTTCGCTCATTATCGTTCATCTCCCTGACGCTGAGCGTCCGAATGCTGTCCGGCGGCTCCTGCGGCGCCAGCGGCACCTGAGGAACCGGGGACGACGGGATCGTCCACGACCGCGGTCGCGATGTCACTCGTGTCGTTCGCGTCGATGGTCTTGCCGTCGATCTCCACGGCTACGTCATCGCTCTTGTTCGGGTCGACGGACGTGTCCTCAATGGAGCCGATGACCTCGGCCGCGGACTTGCGAGCGCGCAGACGCGGGTCGGCAAGATCGTTCAGGGACTCGCCCACCAACGTGATGCCCAGGACGATGAGCACGATGGCCAGGCCCGGGAAGATGGCGGTCCACCAGATGCCGGCGGTGACGTCGGCCACGGAACGGTTCAGGTCGTAGCCCCATTCGGCGGCCGCAGTCGGCTCAATGCCGAAACCGAGGAAACCGAGGCCCGCGAGTGTGGAGACCGCTTCGGAGGAGTTCAGGGTCAGGATGACCGGCAACGTACGTGTCGAGTTCTTGAGCAGATGCTTGGTCATGATCCTCCAAGTGGAGGCGCCGACCACGCGCGCGGACTCGATGTAGGCGGATTCCTTGATACGCATTACTTCAGCGCGGATGGTGCGGAAGTACTGCGGGATGTAGACCACAGTAATCGAGATGCCGGAGGCGAAGATGCCGCCCCACAGGCTGGACTGGCCGCCCGAGATGACGATGGCCATCAGGATGGCGAGCAGCAGCGACGGGAAGGAGTAGATGGCGTCGGCGATCACGACGAGCACACGGTCGATCCAGCCGCCAAAGTAGCCGGAGACCAGGCCGAGCAGGACGCCGACGAAGATGGAGAGCACGACGGCGATGATGATGGCGATGACGGCGGTGCGCGCGCCCCAGATGGTGCGGCTCAACACGTCGAAGCCGGCGACCGTGGTGCCC
Proteins encoded:
- a CDS encoding restriction endonuclease subunit S, whose product is MSEQQKDRKLVPQLRFKGFNDPWEQRKLGSCLNLLKDGTHGTHQEADGPYLLSAKNIKNGKVIFDKSDRHISFDDYNQIFHNYELLPNDVLLTIVGSIGETAQVPEDIPPIAFQRSVAVLRGKNNLLNSYLLDYLRTENVQNQLRQFTSISAQPGIYLADLAEIKIAVPASDEQRRISAFFKTLDDLIAACERKVELLKKRKRYYLQQIFSQRLRFKGFTQPWQERKLKEVALIVMGQSPKGENYTLNHDDPILVQGNADLVNGWVKPRIHTKEVTKEAMPGDLIFTVRAPVGEVGKTSYKVVLGRGVAAIRGNDFIFQVLLNARNEKLWSRISSGSTFDSISSTELENFTFFLPEYNEQVAIGLFLQELDAISSLNDRKINLYQYVKKFYLQALFR
- a CDS encoding type I restriction-modification system subunit M → MSDVQNEARQLTSQLWAMANDLRGKMSADEFRDYILGFIFYRYLSDKQENYIASADLLDVKAGESINDAYKRQAPVDGIEEWREDIAHDLGYAIDPEYTWASMMQGIVDQTIRPDYFQNMFDSFKRNAELAAERNNSKSEKDFRDVFSDINLSDSSLGNSTAARAKSLSNIAQKIDTVDFMDAQGHDLLGDVYEYLISEFASDSGKKAGEFYTPHEVSRVLARLVTFKDPEVSNKSENPLWNSARNFSLYDPTMGSGSLLLTVQKELPVRTEFASTVFYGQELNRTTYNLARMNLMMHGVGFESMNLRNADTLESDWPDGTDVNGIDHPLFFDAVVANPPYSQHWDNAESKMKDPRFKDYGKLAPKSKADFAFVEHCIYHLKDTGRMAIVLPHGVLFRGAAEGTIRKAIIDKNYLDAVIGMPANLFYNTSIPTVVLVFLKNRSRDDIFFIDASKEFEKGKNQNHLRDEDIDKIVDTYAARKDVDKYAHVASLDEVKENDYNLNIPRYVDTFEEEEPIDINEVNRQLAETDKEIAELQVKFDAMVKELVPTDKADGQ
- a CDS encoding HsdR family type I site-specific deoxyribonuclease; protein product: MDSELDFEMELIHHLESIGGTKQWEYLPNIKTIAALWANFRSILERNNKEKLQGTPLSDAEFAQVKKVICDLGSPYEAGRWIYGMNGVTQVEVDRDDKSDGSKGDHIFLTVFDQSNVGAGNTVYQIVNQIEHPRVLAGRKQRRFDTTLLINGLPVIHIEEKFHHHDAHEALNQIRQYIDEGQFSDIYSTVQILVGMTPDQALYMANTDSESFNTDFAFQWQREADSKPVWGWREFADLMLSIPMAHQMATSYMILDGDPKHKNLIVMRPYQVYATKRVINALRKYTFGVDKHEVGYIWHTTGSGKTISSFKTAWLASRLPNVDKVVFVVDRVALTDQTFAKYNAYDPDTDDENNNGVVSETANTGVLAQKLRSKQANNTIVVTSIQKLDRLCKRDSFAVPDKNFVFIVDEAHRSTNGDMLKRIKKSFLRSAWVGYTGTPVFDGDLTRQAFGDVLHTYTIREAIADGNVLGFKVDFEHTLKEAEIKDELLPKMLEEKYPNWGEKAINKKIANMSPEEVDDYIDSDLYDNNAKHVEAVVDDIVKHWRNRSKEGKYSAILTTHVGGLQASAPMALQYFDEFQKKNEELIAAHKKPLNVAVTFSYATDNSEHQLEKNKGLRRAMDAYNATFGTSFDDETVDGYFKDVMGRLRGEDDGPKLDLVIVIDQLLTGYDAPKVNTLYVDRTLAGANLIQAYSRTNRIDNHKDKPWGIIVNYRWPETSKRLMDAALKVYANRESASVQGELEDPGLSGVVAEEFKDTLAAAKEVVNQIRELSDGFTEVPPSENAKQELANLISKYGTKVSQLKQYTEYDYDRPEKLCHELGITEDNDNWINNSARNVLKDWAAKHPKDDTLDLSMLDFDVEHIAEVKINYDYIAELLAQVLNEVHEGKDAQETYGTFVRATDQLEDRRLAGQMKDTADAAMNGEDLNVEYPVQPNSVEELVRKRTKDNRQNAIADFRHHWGLVEVMTADLLIDKMLQRHTLDADDLRDGEELSKLLGMATKGRVYKQAAEDPAVRELSPVKYRNEFRAAFREFADYVVAHY
- a CDS encoding GIY-YIG nuclease family protein; protein product: MNKIEIITTQYVDGNPEGIRVCRRMLSAMTTLVIPRHLLADAKKLENLPLRGIYYLIDEEDGALARVYVGQTSQGILRLDVHKAKKDFWNKAIMFLADDDVFSLDLISALEKYGIEKAQKSQRYTVENKANPKYHINQSQKVLVGKVFEEIEFMMASLGYTLDSPIVSVAQDGLLYTHRRGIRAMGVYKDRFTVLKGSVIDMTTEPKETIYTRLRQNLVDSGDLVESDERVWTLKKSIEFKSPSGAADFVLGGSNNGWVEWRDRAGRSMSELYRE
- a CDS encoding nucleotidyl transferase AbiEii/AbiGii toxin family protein, producing the protein MNPNGDASLRGKVRTLAQANHLSAQEILQMVIFEHFLERLAKTQYSDQFILKGGLLISSLIGISGRTTMDLDATIRGISMEKEQLKHVLQEICDVDLKDEFSFVFERLEPIREKDKYADFRAHLRAKYGRIDAPLKLDLTTGDAITPNPIDYNYPTLMDGKTIRIKAYPIETLIAEKIETVIRRGSENGRARDFYDLDILYRRFSGNLDSQTLNRAITNTAKNRGSYEIMQNYESVCDELRNSDYFQRSIWKPYIAANSYAAGRSFDEVIDSVIQLGKMAGL
- a CDS encoding ABC transporter ATP-binding protein, which produces MPHLSKNMLASVDKLGVSFVTDAGPIKAVDDITFTIPRKTVVGVVGESGSGKSVTARSIIKLLPETASTSGAIYISNKEGTGELDVLKLSGEELRQLRGGEAAMVFQEPNSVLNPVFTIGWQIEEGLRAHGMKDKKELREKSIEILKKVGIPDAETRIDYYPHQFSGGQKQRIVIAMALVLNPGLILADEPTTALDVTVQMEILDLLRLARDEFGASVLIITHNMGVIADIADQVVVMYQGHVVEQGDVEQIFYHPKDPYTQRLLASVPRIGEKLVVKNKDGSVVKRSVDWREEPVVVEAKGMSVTYPGRLMQPDFVAVNKVDFEIHRSEVLGLVGESGSGKSTTGRAIAGLQKISDGSLKVFGVEMSGVKERDFKPKRADIGFVFQDPGSSFDPLMTIAENVAEPLIVHKKYSSVADARNYVGELMEMVQLPRVYMDRFPHELSGGQRQRASLARALALKPSLLIADEPTSALDVSVQAKVLELFKRLQVEIGFACLFITHDLAVVDMLADRIMVMHKGQIVEHGDASQIIEHPQDAYTQKLLASLPVPDPRQQRERREQLHRLRAQE
- a CDS encoding ABC transporter permease, whose amino-acid sequence is MALSHDERLEHLNAKKKQSWFSKLPLISELRMSVGWQRGMLITGLIITIFFILVAIFAPVLAPYGFAQIKAADGTAFPTQAPPSSAHPWGTTVAGFDVLSRTIWGARTAVIAIIIAVVLSIFVGVLLGLVSGYFGGWIDRVLVVIADAIYSFPSLLLAILMAIVISGGQSSLWGGIFASGISITVVYIPQYFRTIRAEVMRIKESAYIESARVVGASTWRIMTKHLLKNSTRTLPVILTLNSSEAVSTLAGLGFLGFGIEPTAAAEWGYDLNRSVADVTAGIWWTAIFPGLAIVLIVLGITLVGESLNDLADPRLRARKSAAEVIGSIEDTSVDPNKSDDVAVEIDGKTIDANDTSDIATAVVDDPVVPGSSGAAGAAGAAGQHSDAQRQGDER